The Corynebacterium confusum genome has a window encoding:
- a CDS encoding segregation and condensation protein A yields the protein MAKNEAAVAEAPAGEPVQPEITGFRIALDNFEGPFDLLLQLIQSKKMEVTDLALSEVTDEFVEYTRALGVDADLDETTEFLVVAATLLDLKAARLLPRGEVDDLEDLELLESRDLLFARLLQYKAYKQVADQFAEWQRHAQRRYPRAVSMEERFADLLPPVRLGHSPASFAELAAGVFRPKPPEEVGIGHVHQVAVSVPEQAGKIMDTLKLLGQARWMSFSSLTRDCTVSMQVVGRFLALLELYKAKAVDTEQPESLGPLSVSWTGLDVDPAVVAAANWD from the coding sequence GTGGCTAAGAACGAAGCCGCGGTAGCCGAGGCGCCGGCGGGGGAGCCGGTTCAGCCCGAAATCACCGGCTTCCGGATCGCGCTGGATAACTTCGAGGGCCCCTTTGACCTGCTCTTGCAGCTCATCCAGTCCAAAAAGATGGAGGTCACCGACCTCGCGCTGTCTGAGGTGACCGACGAATTCGTCGAATACACCCGCGCCCTTGGGGTGGACGCCGACTTAGACGAGACCACGGAATTCCTCGTCGTCGCCGCCACGCTGTTGGATCTCAAGGCCGCGCGCCTGCTCCCGCGTGGGGAGGTCGATGACTTGGAAGACCTAGAGCTCCTCGAATCCCGGGATCTGCTTTTCGCGCGCCTTTTGCAGTACAAGGCCTACAAGCAGGTCGCGGACCAGTTCGCGGAGTGGCAGCGCCACGCGCAGCGGCGCTACCCGCGGGCGGTCAGCATGGAAGAGCGTTTCGCGGATCTGTTGCCCCCGGTTCGGCTCGGCCACAGCCCGGCTAGCTTTGCGGAGCTGGCCGCCGGCGTTTTCCGGCCGAAGCCGCCGGAGGAAGTGGGCATCGGGCACGTGCACCAGGTGGCCGTGTCCGTCCCAGAGCAGGCCGGCAAGATCATGGACACGCTCAAGTTGCTCGGCCAGGCCCGGTGGATGAGTTTTTCGTCCCTCACCCGGGACTGCACGGTATCCATGCAGGTGGTCGGCCGGTTCCTGGCGCTGCTCGAGCTGTATAAGGCCAAGGCCGTCGACACCGAGCAACCGGAGTCACTCGGTCCGCTCTCGGTGAGCTGGACCGGGCTAGACGTAGACCCCGCCGTGGTTGCCGCGGCCAACTGGGACTAG
- a CDS encoding GNAT family N-acetyltransferase translates to MDTITRTDRLLLIPLSTANVEEAYKVYGDSRIWTHRPNARHMDIRTTRALTEVASNSWSEHQLGPWSAYFRDRPSEFLGVGGAEYVDGAGGFWDIKYRLLPEHWGQGIATELTKQAIDSARRVNPDAPITIRVTTNHPASSRIAEKFGLEKMWEGRRVGTEDNPDEPDVRVYADRHLSAEVLEFIQQRP, encoded by the coding sequence ATGGATACGATCACACGAACTGACCGCCTGCTCCTAATCCCGCTGTCGACGGCCAACGTGGAAGAAGCCTACAAGGTCTACGGCGACAGCCGCATCTGGACCCACCGCCCGAACGCGCGCCACATGGACATCCGCACCACCCGCGCGCTGACCGAAGTAGCCAGCAACTCCTGGTCCGAGCACCAGCTCGGCCCGTGGAGCGCCTATTTCCGCGACCGCCCCAGCGAGTTCTTGGGCGTCGGCGGCGCCGAATACGTCGACGGCGCCGGTGGCTTCTGGGACATCAAGTACCGCCTCCTGCCGGAGCATTGGGGCCAGGGCATCGCGACGGAGCTGACTAAGCAAGCTATCGACTCCGCCCGCCGGGTCAACCCGGATGCGCCAATCACCATCCGCGTGACTACCAACCACCCGGCCTCCTCGCGCATCGCCGAGAAATTCGGGTTGGAGAAGATGTGGGAGGGCCGCCGTGTCGGTACCGAGGACAACCCGGACGAGCCGGACGTGCGCGTCTACGCTGACCGCCATCTGTCTGCCGAGGTGCTCGAGTTCATTCAGCAGCGCCCTTAA
- the scpB gene encoding SMC-Scp complex subunit ScpB, translating into MDLPMISQQRSHLESILLVLDAPAPVEQLAAALGEETTVVSDLLRELAQEYDARGSGIDVRETAEGWRLYTRPANAAVVERFVLEGAQSKLSRAALETLAVVAYRQPVTRAQVAGVRGVNVDGVMRTLTLRGLIRELPEEDFEGSAHRYETTELFLELLGIDSLSRLPDLAPLLPDVDAIDEEY; encoded by the coding sequence ATGGATTTGCCGATGATTTCCCAGCAGCGCTCGCACCTGGAATCGATCTTGTTGGTGCTGGACGCGCCCGCGCCGGTAGAACAGCTGGCCGCGGCGCTAGGCGAGGAGACTACGGTGGTCAGCGACTTGCTGCGGGAGCTGGCGCAGGAATACGACGCGCGCGGTTCCGGCATTGACGTGCGGGAGACTGCCGAAGGCTGGCGGCTGTACACCCGACCCGCCAACGCCGCGGTGGTGGAGCGCTTTGTACTCGAAGGCGCCCAGTCCAAGCTGTCCCGCGCCGCGCTGGAGACCCTGGCCGTTGTGGCTTACCGCCAGCCGGTTACCCGCGCCCAAGTCGCCGGCGTGCGCGGCGTGAACGTCGACGGCGTGATGCGTACGCTCACCCTACGCGGGCTCATCCGGGAGCTACCGGAGGAGGACTTCGAGGGTTCCGCCCACCGCTACGAGACCACCGAGCTCTTCTTGGAGCTGTTGGGCATCGACTCTCTTTCTCGCCTGCCCGACCTAGCCCCGCTGCTGCCCGACGTCGACGCCATCGACGAAGAGTATTAG
- a CDS encoding pseudouridine synthase, with protein MNPPARRDGTPDKKERVDEIIVSNAKPARHQHVSKKDRAATAQSVAEELGADWLYADEDSADSAAPAQQGERLQKVLAKAGVASRRHAEVLIEKGRVEVNGKKITRQGVRVNPNVDIIRVDGTRVNVNEDMEYFVLNKPRGVHSTMADEMGRPCVGDLISERVAAGQRLFHVGRLDADTEGLLLLTNDGELANRLMHPKYEVRKTYLATVLGEGDKKLVRALKEGIELDDGIAKADFVQVVDKNQGYSLIRLELHEGRKHIVRRMLKAAGYPVQRLVRTKIHTVQLGELKPGKMRALNDSELTSLYNEVGM; from the coding sequence GTGAATCCACCCGCTCGCCGCGATGGCACACCGGACAAGAAGGAGCGCGTCGACGAGATCATCGTCTCAAACGCGAAACCGGCACGCCACCAGCACGTATCTAAGAAAGACCGCGCCGCGACCGCACAGTCGGTAGCCGAAGAACTGGGGGCCGACTGGCTGTATGCCGACGAAGACTCCGCGGATTCCGCAGCGCCCGCCCAGCAGGGCGAGCGCCTCCAGAAGGTCCTCGCCAAGGCCGGGGTAGCCTCGCGCCGCCACGCGGAGGTCCTTATTGAGAAGGGTCGCGTCGAAGTCAACGGCAAAAAGATTACCCGCCAGGGCGTGCGCGTCAACCCGAACGTGGACATCATCCGCGTGGATGGCACCCGCGTCAACGTCAACGAGGACATGGAATACTTCGTGCTCAACAAGCCGCGCGGGGTACATTCCACCATGGCCGACGAGATGGGCCGTCCCTGCGTGGGCGATCTGATCTCCGAGCGTGTGGCCGCCGGCCAGCGGCTTTTCCACGTCGGCCGCCTCGATGCGGACACCGAGGGCCTGCTCCTGCTCACCAACGACGGAGAGCTGGCTAACCGCCTGATGCACCCCAAGTACGAGGTGCGCAAGACCTACCTCGCCACGGTGCTCGGCGAGGGCGATAAGAAGCTGGTGCGCGCGCTCAAGGAAGGTATCGAACTCGACGACGGGATCGCCAAGGCCGACTTCGTTCAGGTCGTGGACAAAAACCAGGGCTATTCCCTGATCCGCCTCGAGCTGCACGAGGGCCGCAAGCACATCGTGCGCCGCATGCTCAAGGCCGCCGGCTACCCGGTCCAGCGCCTGGTCCGCACCAAGATTCACACGGTGCAGCTGGGCGAGCTCAAGCCGGGCAAGATGCGCGCCCTCAACGATAGCGAACTGACCAGCCTGTACAACGAAGTGGGGATGTAG
- the cmk gene encoding (d)CMP kinase — protein sequence MLSNMPNDGLLLAVDGPSGTGKSSTCRELAKRLAAKYVDTGAMYRVATLAVLRGGVDPADAPAVIEATKDLPLEVSDDPDTTAVFLGGEDVSGEIRGDEVTRNVSAVSAIPEVRDNLVALQRKLAHQAHRAIVEGRDIGTVVLADAPAKAYLTASAQVRAQRRHDQNLAAGRDSNFDAVLADVERRDAADSSRATSPLRPADDAAVIDTSELTLPEVVQRLVQLVEESRHDS from the coding sequence ATGTTAAGCAATATGCCCAACGACGGCCTGCTGCTGGCCGTAGACGGCCCGTCCGGCACCGGCAAGTCCAGCACCTGCCGCGAGCTGGCCAAGCGGCTTGCGGCCAAGTACGTCGACACCGGCGCCATGTACCGCGTGGCGACCCTGGCGGTCCTGCGCGGCGGCGTGGACCCGGCCGATGCCCCCGCGGTCATCGAGGCCACGAAGGATCTCCCGCTGGAGGTCTCCGACGACCCGGACACTACCGCCGTTTTCCTGGGCGGCGAGGACGTCTCCGGCGAGATCCGCGGCGACGAGGTCACCCGCAACGTCTCGGCCGTCTCCGCCATCCCCGAGGTCCGCGACAACCTGGTAGCCCTGCAGCGCAAGCTGGCCCACCAGGCCCACCGGGCAATCGTGGAAGGCCGCGACATCGGCACCGTCGTGCTGGCGGACGCCCCGGCGAAGGCCTACCTGACCGCCAGTGCGCAGGTCCGCGCCCAGCGGCGCCACGACCAAAACCTCGCCGCCGGCCGCGATTCCAACTTCGACGCGGTGCTGGCCGACGTCGAGCGCCGCGACGCCGCGGATTCCTCGCGGGCGACCTCGCCTTTGCGCCCGGCCGACGACGCCGCCGTCATTGATACCTCCGAGCTCACCCTCCCCGAGGTAGTGCAGCGTTTAGTGCAGCTAGTAGAGGAGTCCCGCCATGACTCATAA
- the der gene encoding ribosome biogenesis GTPase Der has protein sequence MTHNPNDNETEFFYPHGQTPDAQPAEDGLERDPHGGWAAADFDAEEFDYEFDDSEFGDADYGEDEEPETPLTEEEWAEIEASYGMGGQQYDAEALCTVAIVGRPNVGKSSLVNRFLGRREAVVEDHPGVTRDRVSYIGDWNGQRFLVQDTGGWDPNVKGIHAAIARQAEVAMETADVIVFVVDTKVGITETDSVMARRLQKSQVPVILVANKFDSDNQYADVAEFYGLGLGDPWPVSAQHGRGGADVLDEVLRLFPESPRSHSITAGPRRVALVGKPNVGKSSLLNKFTGENRAVVDNVAGTTVDPVDSLVQLDQQLWRFIDTAGLRKKVKNAQGHEYYASLRTRGIIDAAEVCVMLIDASEEISEQDQRVLNMVLEAGKALVIAFNKWDLMDEDRRYYLDREIDQQLAHLPWVTRINISAETGRALQKLEPAMIEALESWDQRVTTGQLNNWLREAIAANPPPMKNNRLPRVLFATQASTQPPTIVLFTTGFLDAGYRRYLERKFRERFGFHGTPVRIAVRVRERRKKR, from the coding sequence ATGACTCATAACCCCAACGACAACGAAACCGAGTTTTTCTACCCGCACGGGCAGACCCCGGACGCGCAGCCGGCCGAGGACGGCCTCGAGCGCGATCCCCACGGGGGCTGGGCGGCGGCCGATTTTGACGCCGAGGAGTTCGACTACGAATTCGATGACTCCGAGTTCGGCGACGCTGACTACGGCGAGGACGAGGAACCGGAGACCCCGCTGACGGAAGAAGAGTGGGCCGAGATCGAGGCCTCCTACGGGATGGGCGGACAGCAGTACGACGCGGAGGCCCTGTGCACCGTGGCGATTGTCGGCCGCCCGAACGTGGGCAAGTCCTCCCTGGTCAACCGCTTCTTGGGTCGCCGCGAGGCCGTGGTCGAAGACCACCCGGGCGTGACCCGCGACCGCGTGTCCTATATCGGCGACTGGAACGGCCAGCGCTTCCTCGTCCAGGACACGGGCGGCTGGGATCCCAATGTGAAGGGTATCCACGCGGCCATCGCCCGCCAGGCGGAGGTCGCCATGGAAACCGCCGACGTCATCGTCTTCGTGGTCGACACCAAGGTCGGCATCACGGAGACCGACTCGGTCATGGCGCGGCGCCTGCAGAAGTCGCAGGTCCCGGTCATCCTGGTGGCCAACAAATTCGACTCGGACAACCAGTACGCCGACGTCGCGGAGTTCTACGGCCTGGGGCTGGGCGATCCGTGGCCGGTCTCCGCCCAGCACGGCCGGGGCGGCGCGGACGTCCTCGACGAGGTCCTGCGGCTATTCCCGGAGTCCCCGCGCTCCCACTCGATCACGGCCGGCCCTCGCCGCGTGGCGCTGGTGGGCAAGCCGAACGTCGGCAAGTCCTCGCTGCTGAACAAGTTCACCGGCGAGAACCGCGCGGTCGTCGACAACGTCGCGGGCACCACCGTGGACCCGGTCGACTCCCTAGTCCAGCTGGATCAGCAGCTGTGGCGGTTTATCGATACCGCCGGCCTGCGCAAGAAGGTCAAAAACGCCCAGGGACACGAGTACTACGCCTCCCTGCGTACCCGCGGCATCATCGACGCGGCCGAGGTCTGCGTCATGCTGATCGATGCCTCGGAGGAGATTTCCGAGCAGGACCAGCGCGTGCTCAACATGGTCCTCGAGGCCGGTAAGGCCCTGGTCATCGCCTTCAACAAGTGGGATTTGATGGACGAAGACCGCCGCTACTACCTAGATCGGGAAATCGACCAGCAGCTGGCGCACCTGCCGTGGGTCACCCGCATCAACATCTCCGCGGAGACCGGGCGCGCGCTCCAGAAGCTGGAGCCGGCCATGATCGAGGCTCTGGAAAGCTGGGACCAGCGCGTGACCACCGGCCAGCTGAACAACTGGTTGCGCGAGGCGATCGCGGCCAACCCGCCGCCGATGAAGAACAACCGCCTGCCGCGCGTGCTATTCGCCACCCAAGCCTCGACCCAGCCGCCGACCATCGTGCTATTTACCACCGGCTTCCTGGATGCCGGCTACCGCCGCTACCTGGAGCGGAAGTTCCGCGAGCGATTCGGCTTCCACGGCACCCCGGTCCGGATTGCAGTGCGCGTGCGCGAGCGCCGCAAGAAGCGCTAG
- a CDS encoding class I SAM-dependent methyltransferase yields the protein MSTQPDPRNFPSYRPPSEKEGPEFRGAAHRTATARAFGHGAGTYHDVRPSYPAQVAKLLADHATVVDIGAGTGKLTEQLAAVPGVERVWAVDPSADMARLLNKHLAVPTWRAKAEATALPEASVDAVAAAQTWHWVDAPAACAEFDRIVRPGGHVLLVWNTLDVTDDPWLLRLARIMHSGDVQKPGFLPALAEPWGIERELRTTFIQELFPPQLHQLMHTRAYWLRNGEKIHQRMTHNLNWYLREHTGLRDEDAVQLRYRTDAFLLRRA from the coding sequence ATGTCTACACAGCCTGACCCGCGCAATTTCCCGTCCTACCGCCCGCCCTCGGAAAAGGAGGGCCCCGAGTTCCGCGGGGCCGCCCACCGCACGGCCACGGCCCGGGCGTTCGGGCACGGCGCCGGCACCTACCACGACGTGCGCCCGTCCTATCCGGCACAGGTCGCGAAGCTACTGGCCGACCACGCCACCGTGGTCGATATCGGGGCAGGCACCGGAAAGCTCACGGAACAGCTGGCCGCGGTCCCCGGCGTCGAGCGCGTCTGGGCCGTCGATCCTTCCGCCGACATGGCGCGGTTGCTCAATAAGCACCTCGCCGTTCCTACGTGGCGCGCCAAGGCCGAGGCCACTGCCCTGCCGGAGGCAAGCGTGGACGCCGTCGCGGCGGCGCAGACCTGGCACTGGGTGGACGCGCCGGCGGCCTGCGCGGAATTCGACCGGATCGTCCGGCCCGGCGGTCACGTGTTGCTGGTGTGGAACACCCTGGACGTCACCGACGATCCGTGGCTGCTGCGACTCGCCCGCATTATGCACAGCGGCGACGTCCAGAAGCCGGGATTTCTACCGGCCCTGGCCGAGCCCTGGGGCATCGAGCGCGAGCTGCGCACGACGTTTATTCAGGAGCTCTTTCCGCCGCAGCTACACCAGCTCATGCACACCCGGGCCTACTGGCTGCGCAATGGGGAAAAGATCCACCAGCGGATGACGCACAACCTCAACTGGTACCTGCGGGAGCACACCGGGTTGCGCGACGAGGACGCGGTGCAGCTGCGCTACCGCACCGACGCCTTCCTACTGCGTCGCGCCTAG